GTCGTCCTCGGCACCGAGCAGGGTGTTCAGGTCGAGATCGTTCATAGGTGCGCTGGCCAATCTCCCGGTACCGCCGGTCGGTCGTCAAGCGGAACTGCCCAACCGGCTGGTGTCACCGAGCGAAACTGGGGGAGCCGCCGTACGAGTCGCGCCGCACGGCGGGGGTCACTCTGGGTAGCCATGCTAGGGGACGGAAAGAGGACACACGCCCCACTTTGGGACCTTTGTGCGGGAACGAAGGGGATCCCGTCGAACATCAGCTAGCCCCGAGGTTCTTGTTCAACTCTTCCCGGTATCTCACGAACTCGCTCTCTTTGCTGGTGAATTTGGTGATTCTATGCGCTGGATCCGTCGTTACAAACCACCGCCAATCACCCTCGGCAGGGTTCAGGGCCGCCATCAGCGCCTTCTCGCCAGGATTGGCGATGGGCCCGGGTGGGAGTCCTTTGTGGCGATAGGTGTTGTATGGGGAGTTCACCTTGGTGTCACGCTCCGTGACCTTCAGGGTCCTGCGGTTCTGCGCGTACAGGACCGTGCTGTCGATCTCCAGCGGCATGTCCCCCGCCAGGCGGTTGTAGATCACCCGGGAGATCTTGGGATAGTCGGCGTCCGTGCCGCCCTCGGCCTGGATCATGCTGGCCACCGTGACGACCTGCAGCGGCGACAGCCTCACCTGCGCGGCCTGCTCCTCCAGGCCCACGTGCCGCGCGGCTGCGGCGAAGCGCTCGGCCATGGCCGCCAGCACGTCCACAGGCGTGTCGCCGGGCTCGATCTCGTACGTGGCCGGGAACAGGAACCCCTCCAGGCCCTTGGCGTACTCGGGCAGGCCGACCAGGGCCTGGTCCACGCTCTTCAGCGCCTGGAGCGACAGCCCGGCCTGCTTGACCAGGCGGTCCAGCACCTCCGGCACCCGCAGGCCCTCGGGCACGGTCACCCGCCGCACGATCCGCGCGGCCGGGGAGAGCAGCAGGTCCAGCGCCGCACCCGCGGCCATGCCCTTGCGCAGGCGGTAGTGGCCGGGCCGCAGCCGCTCGCTGACCGCGCGGTCCTCGGTCACGTTCACGAACGAGCGCGCGCTGGCCACCACGCCGGCCTCGGCCAGCGCGGAGCCGATCGCCTCCGCGCTGGAGCCGGGCGCGATCCGCACGGTCACCGCGCCGTTGCCCGGCCCGTCGAAGTCGGCGGGGCTCAGGTACGGCTTGAGCACCGCGATGGCGCCCCCGCCCAGGGCCAGCGCCCCGGCCAGCAGGCCCGCAGAGAGCAGGCCCACCTTGCGCACGGCCCGGCGGCGCGGCGCGGGCAGCGCGATGACGTCCGCCTCGGGGACGGCCTGCCCGGCCGCCGCCTCCGGCTGCTGCTCCGGGCGGGGCGGCTCGTCCTGCCCCTCCCCCTGCCGGAACGGGATCACGTCGCCGACGTCGTTCTCGTCCTCAGGACCCCCGGTCACGAGAGCACCCCGCTCCCGAGCCGGACGCCGGTCACCTGACCGGCGGGGCGGACCCCCGTCGTCCGCCCGCTCATGAGGCAGGTCCGTCGGCCGCCGATGGCGGTTCGACGGGCCTGCCTGGTGGTCTTTCCGTCGCGCGCTCGGAGTCGAGCGCGTCCTGCAGCAGCACGACGGCCGCCGCCTGGTCGACGACGCCCCGCTGCTTCTTGGCGCGCACGCCGCTGGCCCGCAGCCCCTGCTGCGCCGCGACGGTCGTCAGCCGCTCGTCGAACAGCCGCACGGGCGTGGGCGCCAGCTTGGCCGCCAGCTTGGCGGCGAACTCGCGCGCCAGCCCCGCGGCCTGGCCCTCACGCCCCGACAGCGAGGTGGGCAGCCCCACGACGACCTCGATCGCCTCGTGCTCGGCGACGATCGCCGCGATGCGGTCGAGGTCGCCCTTGCCCCGCCTGACCGTCTCGACCGGCGTGGCCAGCATCCCGCTGGGGTCGCTGCGGGCCACGCCGACACGTACGGAGCCGACGTCCACGCCGATCCGTGAACCGAACCTCATGTCAGCCGAGCTGCCCAGAAATCGCCTCTTCGACCAGCCGCAACGCGTCGCCGATCGCCTCCGGCCGCGTGCCACCGCCCTGCGCGACATCGTCCTTGCCGCCACCGCCACCCCCAAGAGCCTTGGCGGCGACGCCGACCAGCTGTCCGGCCTTGAGCCCCCGCTCGCGCCCCGCCTCGTTGACCGTGGCAACCACCACCGGCCGGTCGGAGGGGGCACCGGCGATCACGACGACCGCCGGCCTGTCGGCCGGGAACCTGCCACGCACATCAAGCGCGAGCTTACGCAGGTCATCGGCGCCGGTTCCATCAGGCGCGCGGTGTGTCACCACGGAGACACCCCGCACGTCACTCGCCTGGGACACCAGCTCGCCCGCCGCCTGGAGCACCTGGGCAGAGCGGAGCTTCTCCAGCTCCTTCTCCGCCGTGCGCAGCCGGGTGACGATGCCGTCGATGCGCTCGGGCAGCTCCTCGCGGCGTGCCTTGAGCTGCTCGGTGAGCTGCGCGACCAGCACGCTCTCGCGCGCCAGGAAGCGGAAGGCGTCGATGCCGACGAGCGCCTCGACGCGGCGCACGCCCGCGCCGACCGACTGCTCGCCCAGCACCTTGACCAGGCCGAGCTGGCCGGAGCTGTGCACGTGGGTGCCGCCGCACAGCTCGCGCGAGTAGTCGCCGATCTCGACCACGCGGACCTCGTCGCCGTACTTCTCGCCGAACATCGCCAGCGCGCCCATCGCCCTGGCCTCCGCCTGCGAGGTGTAGAACGCGTTGACCTTGAGGTCGTTCACCAGCACGGCGTTGACCTCGTCCTCGACGTCACGCAGCACGCTCGGCGGCACCGCGCCCGCGGAGGTGAAGTCGAAGCGGAAGCGGCCGGGCGAGTTCTCCGAGCCCGCCTGCGCCGCCGTCTCACCCAGCGCGTTCTTGAAGCCGCGGTGGACGAGGTGGGTGGCGCTGTGGCTGCGCGAGATCGCGCGGCGGCGCTCC
The nucleotide sequence above comes from Nonomuraea gerenzanensis. Encoded proteins:
- the mltG gene encoding endolytic transglycosylase MltG, with protein sequence MTGGPEDENDVGDVIPFRQGEGQDEPPRPEQQPEAAAGQAVPEADVIALPAPRRRAVRKVGLLSAGLLAGALALGGGAIAVLKPYLSPADFDGPGNGAVTVRIAPGSSAEAIGSALAEAGVVASARSFVNVTEDRAVSERLRPGHYRLRKGMAAGAALDLLLSPAARIVRRVTVPEGLRVPEVLDRLVKQAGLSLQALKSVDQALVGLPEYAKGLEGFLFPATYEIEPGDTPVDVLAAMAERFAAAARHVGLEEQAAQVRLSPLQVVTVASMIQAEGGTDADYPKISRVIYNRLAGDMPLEIDSTVLYAQNRRTLKVTERDTKVNSPYNTYRHKGLPPGPIANPGEKALMAALNPAEGDWRWFVTTDPAHRITKFTSKESEFVRYREELNKNLGAS
- the ruvX gene encoding Holliday junction resolvase RuvX, with the translated sequence MRFGSRIGVDVGSVRVGVARSDPSGMLATPVETVRRGKGDLDRIAAIVAEHEAIEVVVGLPTSLSGREGQAAGLAREFAAKLAAKLAPTPVRLFDERLTTVAAQQGLRASGVRAKKQRGVVDQAAAVVLLQDALDSERATERPPGRPVEPPSAADGPAS